The proteins below are encoded in one region of Paenisporosarcina cavernae:
- a CDS encoding reverse transcriptase domain-containing protein encodes MVIREKLDISLLTISYIKALSQKKIYNIQSISLKNLFFYSSDKSIKQELDKNVHNFFKHNEIILARDFLFKNDSFTPRSMYLISPIYYAYYTKLVFNVSLKLKRHDTEIVNFSTNHMETFYSGILEFTNHKDKIDNNAIFNKSYNLFRQEREKYFDKHVIKVDIKDFFNSISTKILINKLKNRIGECYEVTELEKFFLYCDFNTLPQFHYSIASSLLSQIYLLDFDEKLSLLLQENKLNLIRFVDDMYIYKKSGEYKLNEVNNLVDNINSLLWFDGLVLNSSKTKLLKPEQNEESFKLIDIVSMNETSYSSEKLIDDKANEVINSGGLVEFISILNEMYKKDGIYIQEYLKLLDKYLSVNGGDSNKVLSNIIFTEKWKRLNYRDLLLISKKWNYIFFNPSQFTVLYILVNRYLENKKIVDGSNIKRVLSYMYKKDQLKFRDSMVVIGYLFQNRKKNKNLLKKVEYLNKDYVDFINKYLKKL; translated from the coding sequence ATGGTAATTAGAGAGAAACTAGATATTAGTTTATTAACGATATCTTATATTAAAGCCTTATCCCAAAAAAAAATTTATAATATTCAATCGATATCTTTAAAAAATCTTTTTTTCTATAGCTCGGATAAATCAATTAAACAAGAACTTGATAAAAATGTTCATAATTTCTTTAAGCACAATGAAATTATATTAGCTCGTGATTTTCTTTTTAAAAATGATTCGTTTACACCGAGAAGTATGTACCTAATTAGTCCAATTTATTATGCATATTATACAAAATTAGTATTTAATGTATCTCTAAAATTAAAAAGACATGACACAGAGATTGTTAATTTTTCAACTAATCATATGGAAACATTTTATTCAGGAATTTTAGAATTTACAAATCATAAAGATAAAATTGATAATAATGCTATCTTTAATAAAAGTTACAATCTTTTTCGACAAGAAAGAGAAAAATATTTTGATAAACATGTCATTAAGGTAGATATTAAAGATTTTTTTAATTCGATTTCAACAAAAATATTAATAAACAAATTAAAAAATCGTATTGGTGAATGCTATGAAGTGACTGAATTAGAGAAATTTTTCTTATATTGTGATTTTAACACTTTACCACAATTTCACTATTCAATTGCTTCGTCATTACTCTCACAAATTTACCTGTTAGATTTTGATGAAAAACTTTCGTTACTATTGCAAGAAAATAAATTGAATTTAATACGCTTCGTTGATGATATGTATATTTACAAAAAATCAGGAGAGTACAAATTGAATGAAGTAAATAATCTAGTAGACAATATCAACTCATTACTTTGGTTTGACGGATTGGTGTTAAATTCCTCTAAAACGAAATTGCTTAAGCCAGAACAAAATGAAGAAAGTTTTAAATTGATTGACATCGTTTCAATGAATGAAACAAGTTATTCGAGTGAAAAATTAATTGATGATAAAGCTAATGAAGTAATAAATAGTGGCGGGCTGGTAGAATTTATAAGTATATTAAACGAAATGTATAAGAAAGACGGAATTTATATCCAAGAATATCTAAAATTATTAGATAAATATCTTTCAGTTAACGGTGGAGACAGTAATAAAGTCTTATCAAATATTATCTTTACAGAAAAATGGAAAAGATTAAATTATAGAGATTTACTTTTAATTTCTAAAAAATGGAATTATATTTTTTTTAATCCATCACAATTCACTGTTTTATATATATTAGTAAATCGTTATTTGGAGAATAAAAAAATTGTGGATGGAAGTAACATCAAACGTGTATTAAGTTATATGTATAAAAAGGATCAATTAAAATTTAGAGACTCTATGGTTGTCATAGGATATTTATTTCAAAATAGAAAAAAAAATAAAAATCTTCTAAAAAAAGTAGAATATTTAAATAAAGACTATGTAGATTTCATAAATAAGTATTTGAAAAAACTTTAA
- the rlmH gene encoding 23S rRNA (pseudouridine(1915)-N(3))-methyltransferase RlmH, whose product MNITIITVGKLKEKYLKMGIDEYVKRLGSYAKMDLIEVPDEKAPENLSEADMLLVKRKEGERILAKIAPDAHVIALAINGKMKSSEQLAEDINQLMTYGKSKITFVIGGSLGLSEEVLKRSNEQLSFGKMTLPHQLMKLVLVEQVYRAFRIIKGEPYHK is encoded by the coding sequence GTGAATATCACCATTATCACCGTTGGAAAATTAAAAGAAAAATACTTAAAAATGGGCATCGACGAATACGTCAAACGACTCGGTTCCTATGCCAAAATGGATCTTATTGAAGTACCTGATGAAAAAGCCCCGGAAAATCTTAGCGAAGCCGACATGCTACTCGTCAAACGTAAAGAAGGCGAACGCATCCTGGCAAAAATCGCACCCGATGCTCACGTCATCGCCCTCGCCATCAATGGAAAAATGAAATCATCCGAACAACTAGCAGAAGACATCAACCAACTCATGACTTACGGCAAAAGCAAAATCACCTTCGTCATCGGAGGATCGTTGGGGCTAAGTGAAGAAGTGTTAAAAAGATCGAATGAGCAACTGTCGTTTGGGAAAATGACATTACCGCATCAATTGATGAAATTGGTATTGGTGGAGCAGGTGTATCGAGCGTTTCGGATTATAAAGGGAGAACCTTATCATAAATAA
- a CDS encoding S1C family serine protease: MGYYDNHTPGTEQVRVVNKGSKAGYFFTGLIGVLIGALIVWMLVPSLGNVMPGNTGVLKSTNAKQESVQLSADITTDVTTAVETAKDAVVGVTNLQSSRDIFNPSSEAQAAGTGSGVIYKKSDGKAYVVTNNHVVQDSDQLEVTLSDGTKIEAKLLGTDIWTDLAVLEMDAKNVKSVIEFGDSESLKQGETVIAIGNPLGLEFSGSVTTGVVSGKDRAIPVDLNGDNQIDWQAEVLQTDAAINPGNSGGALVNLAGQLVGINSMKIAQNEVEGMGLAIPVDSAIPIIEDLESFGEVKRPTMGVTLVDVMNVSAMAQREVLQLPEEVKSGVVIDQVVEGSPAGKAGLKQYDVIVEMDGEKIEDSIALRKHLYSDKEVGDNMTMKIYRKGELMEVELKLTDNTAL; the protein is encoded by the coding sequence ATGGGATATTACGATAATCATACACCTGGGACAGAACAAGTTCGGGTCGTAAATAAGGGAAGTAAAGCTGGATATTTTTTTACCGGATTAATCGGTGTTTTAATTGGAGCACTAATTGTCTGGATGCTTGTACCGTCACTCGGTAATGTTATGCCAGGAAATACAGGTGTTTTAAAAAGTACGAATGCGAAGCAAGAATCTGTTCAATTAAGTGCAGATATTACAACAGATGTCACGACCGCGGTTGAAACGGCGAAAGACGCAGTTGTCGGTGTGACGAATTTACAAAGCTCTCGAGATATCTTTAATCCAAGCTCAGAAGCACAAGCTGCCGGAACAGGATCAGGAGTCATTTATAAAAAATCGGATGGCAAAGCGTATGTCGTGACAAACAACCACGTCGTCCAAGACTCGGATCAATTAGAAGTAACATTATCCGATGGCACAAAAATCGAAGCGAAATTACTAGGAACAGATATCTGGACAGACCTAGCCGTACTTGAAATGGACGCGAAAAATGTCAAAAGCGTTATTGAATTTGGCGATTCAGAATCGTTAAAACAAGGTGAAACCGTTATTGCAATCGGTAATCCACTCGGACTTGAATTTTCTGGATCGGTAACAACTGGTGTAGTCTCGGGGAAAGACCGTGCCATTCCAGTCGACTTAAACGGAGATAACCAAATTGACTGGCAAGCAGAAGTACTACAAACCGATGCTGCGATTAATCCAGGAAATAGTGGTGGTGCACTCGTTAACTTAGCAGGACAACTCGTTGGTATTAACTCCATGAAGATTGCGCAAAACGAAGTAGAGGGTATGGGACTTGCCATTCCAGTAGATAGTGCAATTCCAATCATCGAAGACTTAGAGTCATTTGGAGAAGTAAAACGACCAACAATGGGTGTTACATTAGTGGATGTGATGAACGTATCCGCTATGGCGCAACGCGAAGTTCTACAATTACCAGAAGAAGTGAAAAGCGGTGTCGTCATTGATCAAGTAGTCGAAGGCTCACCAGCTGGAAAAGCGGGACTTAAACAGTATGACGTCATTGTCGAAATGGACGGCGAGAAAATTGAAGACAGTATCGCTCTACGTAAACACTTATATAGTGACAAAGAAGTTGGAGACAACATGACCATGAAAATTTACCGCAAAGGTGAATTGATGGAAGTGGAATTGAAACTTACAGATAATACGGCGTTATAA
- a CDS encoding GNAT family N-acetyltransferase yields MVPGYPLDVYKQFFPYKIERFKNFPEENEWEGLIILKRTNTIIGDMGFKGGPNDAGEMNLGYSIVPEYEGNGYATEMGKALCNWAINLPMCNRLWQLVILIMPLLKEYLRKWVSKSHTKLVKNITGPMLEFTRLETPLNEIIVYTSPTS; encoded by the coding sequence ATTGTACCGGGGTATCCTCTTGACGTATACAAACAATTCTTTCCTTATAAGATTGAACGATTCAAGAATTTTCCTGAAGAAAATGAGTGGGAAGGTCTTATTATTCTTAAACGAACGAATACGATTATCGGCGATATGGGGTTTAAAGGTGGACCAAATGATGCAGGAGAAATGAACCTTGGATATAGCATTGTACCAGAATACGAGGGTAATGGTTATGCGACAGAGATGGGCAAGGCTTTGTGCAATTGGGCAATAAATTTGCCGATGTGCAATCGATTGTGGCAACTTGTGATCTTGATAATGCCGCTTCTAAAAGAGTACTTGAGAAAGTGGGTTTCAAAGTCACACACCAAACTGGTCAAAAATATCACTGGTCCTATGCTGGAATTTACTAGATTGGAGACTCCTTTAAATGAAATTATCGTATATACTTCTCCTACTTCTTAG
- a CDS encoding ABC transporter ATP-binding protein, with translation MRLIEASSLQHIFFSEEGYTVALEDVSFSIEEGDFISFIGPSGCGKSTLLSIIANLIKPTSGRLTQQISPSEIGYMLQQDYLFPWKTIKENILLGLRLQNREDTEIVDDLLRRFQLTHTANFYPAQLSGGMRQRISLARTLAVQPRLLLLDEPFSALDFYTKLLLENFVAKTIQQLEKTAILVTHDIAEAIAMSDRVYLFSNRPGTILKVFDIPEEIRNLAPFEARNSPLFQPLFQTIWKELEANGYENVT, from the coding sequence GTGCGTCTAATTGAAGCATCATCTCTTCAACATATCTTTTTTTCCGAAGAAGGTTATACCGTCGCTCTTGAAGATGTTTCATTTTCCATAGAGGAAGGAGATTTCATTTCTTTCATCGGTCCAAGTGGGTGTGGAAAATCGACCCTTCTCTCCATCATTGCAAATTTAATCAAACCTACTTCTGGCAGACTCACACAACAAATCTCACCATCTGAGATTGGGTATATGCTACAACAGGATTACTTGTTTCCATGGAAAACGATCAAGGAAAATATTCTCCTTGGCTTACGTCTACAAAACCGAGAAGACACAGAAATCGTCGACGATTTACTGCGTCGCTTTCAACTCACCCATACCGCTAACTTTTACCCTGCACAGCTTTCCGGCGGCATGCGTCAACGCATTTCTCTTGCACGTACACTTGCCGTACAACCACGGTTACTCCTATTAGATGAACCTTTTTCGGCTCTCGATTTTTATACCAAATTACTCCTCGAGAATTTTGTCGCAAAGACAATCCAACAACTCGAGAAGACTGCCATTCTCGTAACACATGATATCGCAGAAGCAATTGCGATGAGTGACCGAGTGTATCTATTTAGTAACCGCCCAGGTACCATTTTAAAAGTCTTTGATATACCGGAAGAAATTCGGAATCTAGCTCCTTTTGAAGCCAGAAATTCCCCCTTGTTTCAGCCTTTATTCCAAACTATTTGGAAGGAGCTCGAAGCGAATGGATATGAAAACGTTACATGA
- a CDS encoding SLATT domain-containing protein, whose amino-acid sequence MSKIIDYRDIDLKSEVIKKINSFNKTRNNRIEMSKRLNNYSDKWKFIFFFLNLEAVFFILLSLGGESLNIFFGQSNFALISGGFSIYVILLQYYISELNYRERALKSHSHQLEIEDQILKLKSILIDLKCNKENKNYEERKSYFLTIMENYQLILKNNENHESIDNIKRLSRDNEKIKVLDYTTDNILLSFNKIFIFIPILILVIIVW is encoded by the coding sequence ATGTCCAAAATAATTGATTATAGAGATATTGACTTAAAATCAGAAGTTATTAAAAAAATTAATAGTTTTAACAAAACTAGAAATAATCGCATTGAAATGAGCAAAAGACTTAATAATTATAGTGACAAATGGAAATTTATATTTTTCTTTTTAAACCTTGAGGCTGTATTTTTTATACTTTTGTCACTTGGGGGAGAATCTTTAAATATCTTCTTTGGACAAAGTAATTTCGCATTAATCTCAGGGGGATTTTCGATTTATGTAATCTTGCTTCAATATTATATTAGTGAATTAAATTACAGAGAAAGAGCTTTAAAATCACATTCTCACCAACTAGAAATTGAAGATCAAATACTAAAATTGAAGAGCATTTTAATAGACTTAAAATGCAATAAAGAAAATAAAAATTATGAAGAGAGAAAGAGTTATTTTTTAACAATTATGGAGAATTATCAGCTTATATTAAAAAACAATGAAAACCATGAGTCTATAGACAACATAAAAAGACTCTCAAGAGATAATGAAAAGATTAAAGTATTAGACTATACTACTGACAATATTTTGTTAAGTTTCAATAAAATATTCATTTTTATTCCCATTCTTATTTTGGTAATAATAGTATGGTAA
- a CDS encoding ABC transporter substrate-binding protein, with protein sequence MKVKWKGTVGLIAMILMLSACGKEEVKEVQLGEVARSIFYAPLYAGIEKGFFEEEGLAIDVTTIPGGDKTMTALLSDGVDIALIGAETSIYVAGQNPNDPVVNFAQLTQTDGTFLVSREKVENFDWNMLKGTTFLGQRAGGMPQMAGEFVLKNNGINPQEDLTLIQNVDFANIPNAFASGTGDFVQLFEPTASIFEEQGMGTVVASFGEELGAIPYTVFMTKESTLGDKELIEGFTRALYKAQNWVYESSATEVAKAIAPYFEDTDLALIEKVVERYRDQASYAKDPIIDENEFENLLQVMKEANKLETDPDYTKLVNRTFAEEVVK encoded by the coding sequence ATGAAAGTGAAATGGAAAGGCACGGTAGGTTTAATCGCTATGATTTTAATGTTAAGTGCTTGTGGGAAAGAAGAAGTGAAGGAAGTTCAACTTGGCGAAGTAGCACGTTCGATTTTCTACGCGCCTTTATATGCCGGTATTGAGAAGGGCTTTTTTGAAGAGGAAGGATTAGCGATCGACGTGACCACCATACCCGGCGGAGACAAAACAATGACTGCCCTCTTATCTGACGGGGTCGATATCGCGTTAATCGGTGCGGAAACGTCTATTTATGTGGCTGGCCAAAACCCAAATGATCCGGTGGTCAATTTTGCTCAATTAACGCAAACAGACGGTACTTTTTTAGTTTCACGTGAAAAGGTTGAAAACTTTGATTGGAACATGTTAAAAGGGACAACATTTTTAGGACAACGTGCAGGCGGAATGCCCCAAATGGCTGGTGAGTTCGTACTGAAAAATAACGGCATCAATCCGCAAGAAGATTTAACGCTTATTCAAAATGTGGATTTCGCCAATATTCCAAATGCCTTTGCATCTGGTACAGGGGATTTTGTTCAACTTTTCGAACCAACCGCTAGCATTTTTGAAGAACAAGGAATGGGAACCGTTGTGGCTTCTTTTGGAGAAGAACTTGGGGCAATTCCTTATACAGTCTTTATGACGAAGGAAAGTACGCTAGGTGATAAAGAGCTGATAGAAGGTTTTACACGCGCTCTTTATAAAGCTCAAAACTGGGTATACGAAAGTTCCGCGACAGAGGTCGCAAAAGCGATTGCACCTTACTTTGAAGACACCGATTTAGCGCTTATTGAAAAAGTAGTCGAGCGTTATCGTGACCAAGCGTCCTATGCAAAGGATCCAATCATTGATGAAAATGAATTTGAGAATTTGTTACAAGTAATGAAAGAAGCGAATAAACTTGAAACAGATCCAGACTACACCAAATTAGTAAATCGAACCTTTGCAGAAGAGGTTGTGAAGTAA
- a CDS encoding YycH family regulatory protein, translating into MKYIEHAKNVLLVVLVLLSILLTFTIWTYTPNYKTIQPAPTVDISISSKAKLDDVIQPYKVIYRFNDHFTGTTSPFDVERLMSIMQSWEIRDLRQEPQLTNDAMNEVSKAPNRFTMFFQADLPFLSFDDIVPFAPSQLPETGFNRIVVDWNRSTSGEMNIRFISSETGLNYSAKASKIDGQEFDQRVIASAVEFAKYTEIPRSESLSFFLPINNVEAINYTYILKEVNPQKFRDALFNDPNLVRRSSVGLYNDEYSDDSALMNVDLLERSFNYGYPSAEPMQPGVPSKLIEDSMDFMNEHGGWTDDFRLVHVQASNQLVEYQLYLLGYPVYSDMMPTKISTYWGNGRLYRYVRPYYQLDVSVPSATDITSLPSGTETVKKLSATKDLDLSAIDEVQIGYYLTRDDENRILTLQPSWFTITNGSWTRLTHENPGGATFGLE; encoded by the coding sequence ATGAAGTACATCGAACATGCCAAAAATGTCCTACTAGTCGTGCTCGTCTTACTCAGCATTTTGCTCACGTTTACGATTTGGACGTACACACCAAATTACAAAACGATTCAACCAGCACCAACCGTCGACATTTCGATTTCCAGTAAAGCAAAATTAGATGATGTCATTCAACCGTACAAAGTCATTTATCGTTTTAATGACCATTTTACTGGCACCACTTCTCCTTTTGATGTGGAGCGATTGATGAGTATTATGCAAAGCTGGGAAATTCGTGATTTACGGCAAGAACCGCAGCTCACAAACGATGCGATGAACGAAGTGTCAAAAGCACCGAATCGTTTTACAATGTTCTTCCAAGCGGATTTACCGTTCTTAAGCTTTGATGACATCGTGCCTTTTGCACCGAGTCAATTACCTGAAACAGGCTTTAATCGAATCGTCGTTGATTGGAATCGGTCGACAAGTGGCGAGATGAATATACGGTTTATTAGCAGTGAGACAGGACTAAACTACAGTGCCAAAGCGTCGAAAATTGATGGTCAAGAATTCGATCAACGCGTGATTGCATCCGCAGTGGAATTTGCGAAGTACACAGAAATTCCGCGTTCGGAAAGTCTGTCTTTCTTCTTACCCATCAATAATGTCGAAGCGATCAATTACACGTACATCTTAAAAGAAGTGAACCCGCAGAAATTCCGAGATGCACTTTTTAATGATCCGAATTTAGTTCGTCGAAGTTCGGTTGGCTTATATAACGACGAGTATTCAGATGACTCTGCGCTGATGAATGTCGATTTACTCGAACGCTCGTTTAACTACGGCTATCCTTCTGCTGAACCGATGCAACCGGGAGTTCCATCTAAGTTAATTGAAGATAGCATGGATTTCATGAACGAGCATGGAGGTTGGACGGATGACTTCCGACTCGTCCATGTCCAAGCATCCAACCAGCTCGTGGAGTATCAGCTGTATTTACTCGGCTATCCGGTATACAGTGACATGATGCCGACCAAAATCAGCACGTACTGGGGTAACGGTCGTTTATATCGCTACGTTCGACCGTACTACCAATTAGATGTATCCGTACCTTCTGCGACGGATATTACGTCACTGCCGTCTGGTACAGAAACCGTGAAGAAACTATCTGCAACAAAAGATCTCGATTTATCGGCAATTGACGAAGTGCAAATTGGCTACTACTTAACGCGTGACGATGAAAACCGAATTTTAACGCTTCAGCCATCATGGTTCACGATTACAAATGGCAGCTGGACCCGTCTGACCCATGAAAATCCGGGAGGTGCGACGTTTGGATTGGAATAA
- a CDS encoding MBL fold metallo-hydrolase: MRFSVLASGSSGNAIFVENDEHSFLIDAGLSGKKMDGLFASIDRSMKNLTGILVTHEHSDHIKGLGVVARKYNVPIYANAKTWMAMDSQLGTLPLDQKFHFDMETTKSFGSINIQSFSVSHDAADPMFYVFEENGRKLSLITDTGYVSDRMKGHISGSDAYVFESNHDVSMLQMGRYPWSVKRRILSDVGHVSNEDAAIAMSEVMEEKPTRIYLSHLSKDNNMKDLARMSVTQTLRSCGIIAGEYVDLYDTDAETPTELVPV; the protein is encoded by the coding sequence ATGCGTTTTAGTGTTTTAGCAAGCGGTAGTTCAGGAAATGCCATCTTTGTTGAAAATGATGAGCATTCGTTTCTGATTGACGCTGGGTTAAGCGGCAAGAAAATGGACGGGCTTTTTGCCTCCATAGATCGAAGCATGAAGAACCTGACTGGAATACTTGTGACGCATGAACATAGTGATCATATTAAAGGGTTAGGTGTCGTGGCGCGGAAGTACAACGTGCCGATTTACGCGAACGCCAAAACATGGATGGCAATGGATTCCCAACTAGGTACGTTGCCACTCGATCAGAAATTCCATTTCGATATGGAAACAACCAAATCATTTGGCTCGATTAATATACAATCGTTTTCCGTTTCGCATGACGCAGCGGATCCGATGTTTTATGTCTTTGAAGAAAATGGTCGCAAGCTATCTCTTATCACCGATACTGGTTATGTTAGTGACCGCATGAAAGGTCACATTAGTGGATCGGATGCTTACGTGTTTGAAAGTAACCACGATGTCAGCATGCTGCAAATGGGCAGATATCCGTGGTCCGTTAAACGTCGAATTTTAAGCGACGTTGGACATGTATCAAACGAAGACGCAGCTATCGCGATGAGTGAAGTGATGGAAGAAAAACCAACACGCATTTACTTGTCGCATTTAAGTAAAGACAACAACATGAAAGACCTCGCGCGTATGAGCGTTACGCAAACACTTCGTTCGTGTGGCATCATCGCCGGTGAGTACGTCGATTTATATGATACTGACGCCGAAACACCTACTGAATTAGTACCAGTTTAA
- a CDS encoding two-component system regulatory protein YycI, with product MDWNKTKTIFIIVFSILNIFLYILYLNRYNDAQGVEPLGEASVSERLKADNIKLLPTTDQTKEESYVSGTVHTFTEEDVESFEDTTFQIVENTKVLAELSKPYAMNDLQSKAQWDAFLDEHVYRGSSYGLWNVDTEARSATFFQHTGGRPLFYNQNATLVVYWNEKKEVIRYDQTAFDDLEKFPETEELITQDRAISTLYSQNKLVPDSAITEVNLGLSTLVQLPETQVFAPTWQVKVELEDGTIHNFFVNAVQGGIIEFEE from the coding sequence TTGGATTGGAATAAAACAAAAACCATTTTCATCATCGTCTTCTCGATTTTAAATATTTTCTTATACATTTTGTATTTAAATCGTTACAACGATGCACAAGGCGTCGAGCCCCTTGGGGAAGCGTCAGTATCGGAACGATTAAAAGCGGATAACATTAAGCTTCTTCCTACGACCGATCAGACGAAAGAAGAGTCGTACGTTTCTGGGACCGTCCATACGTTTACCGAAGAAGATGTGGAATCGTTTGAAGATACCACGTTTCAAATTGTCGAAAACACGAAAGTGCTTGCAGAGCTTTCCAAACCGTACGCGATGAATGATCTTCAAAGTAAAGCACAATGGGATGCCTTTCTCGATGAACACGTGTACCGAGGATCTAGCTACGGGCTATGGAATGTGGACACCGAAGCACGATCCGCTACTTTCTTTCAACACACCGGTGGTCGCCCATTATTTTATAACCAAAATGCGACACTTGTTGTGTATTGGAATGAAAAGAAAGAAGTCATTCGCTATGATCAAACAGCTTTTGACGATTTAGAAAAGTTCCCAGAAACTGAGGAACTCATCACCCAAGATCGCGCGATATCGACACTTTATTCCCAAAACAAGCTCGTGCCCGATTCCGCGATCACCGAAGTAAACCTTGGACTATCCACACTTGTCCAACTACCAGAAACGCAAGTGTTTGCCCCAACATGGCAAGTCAAGGTAGAATTAGAGGATGGAACCATCCATAACTTTTTCGTCAACGCAGTACAAGGCGGAATTATTGAATTTGAGGAGTAG
- a CDS encoding CxxH/CxxC protein → MEFKCCLAHVDTGIDRFVANEKTFPILTELSEQEKLSTTCEFCEEPATYLVANE, encoded by the coding sequence ATGGAATTCAAATGTTGTTTAGCCCATGTGGATACAGGGATTGACCGATTTGTCGCAAATGAAAAAACGTTCCCAATCCTAACAGAACTTTCAGAACAAGAAAAGTTGTCCACAACGTGCGAATTTTGTGAAGAGCCCGCAACATATTTAGTAGCGAACGAATGA
- a CDS encoding nuclease-related domain-containing protein, with translation MFFSFFKKKTKDSTNNEFNKKSIPTKKKNSVSASRKGELGEYKIDIQLDQLPAPTKHLSDIMVKNPKSLSGFSQIDHVVITTHAIFVIETKNYQGTIYGAKERKEWSVNGKFKMMNPFSKTMATFKF, from the coding sequence GTGTTTTTTTCATTCTTTAAGAAGAAAACGAAAGATAGTACGAATAACGAATTTAATAAGAAATCTATTCCGACTAAAAAGAAAAATAGTGTAAGTGCATCAAGAAAAGGTGAATTAGGAGAATACAAAATTGATATTCAGTTAGATCAGCTACCTGCTCCTACTAAACACTTATCAGACATCATGGTGAAAAATCCAAAATCGCTTTCAGGATTTTCTCAGATTGATCACGTTGTTATTACAACTCACGCAATATTTGTAATCGAGACGAAAAATTATCAAGGCACAATATATGGAGCGAAAGAACGAAAAGAGTGGTCGGTAAACGGTAAATTTAAAATGATGAATCCTTTTTCCAAAACTATGGCCACATTCAAATTTTGA
- a CDS encoding ABC transporter permease, which yields MKTLHENFRQSQKQERKRIQFLQLFLLVALFATWEITTHYRLLDPLIFSSPLAVSKLFVSKIVDGTLYVHVLVTLFETIIGFILGTLLGTLFAFGLWSSHTAAKVLDPYLVVLNAMPKVAIGPIILVIFGPTIFSVLVMGVLISVVISTIVIFSAFQQVNKNYVKVMELFQASRMQTFQHVILPASVPSIISTLKVNVGLSWVGVIVGEFLVSSQGLGYLIISGFQIFNFNLVFLALCIIVIMATIMYKMVENLEKVLLRKLNYHA from the coding sequence ATGAAAACGTTACATGAAAATTTTCGACAATCGCAAAAACAAGAACGAAAACGCATTCAATTTCTCCAACTCTTTTTACTCGTTGCACTCTTTGCTACATGGGAAATTACTACGCATTACCGACTACTAGATCCATTAATCTTTAGTAGTCCATTAGCCGTCTCGAAATTGTTTGTGTCGAAAATAGTGGATGGTACATTATATGTTCATGTTCTAGTGACACTTTTTGAAACCATCATTGGCTTCATTCTCGGGACCCTACTTGGTACATTATTTGCCTTTGGATTGTGGTCCTCGCACACAGCAGCAAAAGTGTTAGACCCCTATTTAGTCGTACTCAACGCAATGCCAAAAGTAGCGATTGGACCTATAATCCTCGTCATCTTTGGCCCGACCATCTTTTCCGTACTCGTCATGGGAGTCTTAATCTCAGTCGTCATCTCCACCATCGTGATCTTCTCCGCTTTTCAACAAGTTAATAAAAACTATGTGAAAGTGATGGAGCTCTTTCAAGCAAGTCGAATGCAAACATTTCAACACGTTATCTTGCCAGCCTCCGTACCATCTATTATCTCTACGCTAAAGGTCAATGTAGGGTTGTCATGGGTTGGCGTTATCGTAGGAGAATTCTTAGTCTCTTCACAAGGTCTCGGCTACTTAATCATCTCAGGTTTCCAAATCTTCAACTTCAACCTCGTGTTTTTAGCACTATGTATAATCGTCATTATGGCGACCATAATGTATAAAATGGTGGAGAATTTGGAGAAAGTGCTTTTAAGAAAGTTAAATTATCATGCATAA